From a region of the Daphnia magna isolate NIES linkage group LG1, ASM2063170v1.1, whole genome shotgun sequence genome:
- the LOC123472349 gene encoding uncharacterized protein LOC123472349, with product MSETPKEKLGTTAFLKNIGKTVLNTLSPKQFKRTPKVKETKPEEAENSESEDYQTGSSETEDETEEELPGKDEQPTDDTRWENSNGKALRRTPPPTERLYPQLPEVEEKEIEKSESEEDLPEIDEEDKDRAELKKPKRKARKVHIKGQPPTRWSSRNKHKAQVHQEEESKQTQKTTESNETEGREEKNSSTEEENESENPSDSENEEKDNENLASTEEEDEKPVRRPGKEKSAKEKEIKTERNRPIAPSYHKQLDLSIQTGKKPLVGETPRMDYQSHYDHMYRCMKAGGASKEEAHMGAKAAAKQIVKSMNEIKEEQKEKKSEKSCPIDTSQSYYLSQKLLLNQQQQTVSLLAQVPAFNGLGSTKFEDWIKHFDAVMNTSEFEEGRKIKLLCSKLFGSGDSRKIYLTEYNNCIRNPGESIRDYACRIQKLFSFAYPTKEGKWVDLEMREQLIMDKFLGGLKSNLRERMSFKEFKNLDSLIKATENCAAVLNEAKLERRNVEFINAVASNSNAISSSETKGKLSELEATLKNNQKLMSELMQQNQETAKLLNKVVQAQTQTNFRSQPAFQPQTAFQPQSVFQSQTGFQPQPVFQAQAVLPARSIPQSQQPQNFRECPDSQPKHNQTYGPLLQNNAGQLNPFDQGN from the exons ATGTCAGAAACCCCTAAAGAGAAATTAGGTACAACAGCCTTTCTAAAAAACATAGGGAAAACAGTTTTGAATACATTATCTCCTAAACAATTTAAGCGAACACCaaaagtaaaagaaacaaaaccagAAGAGGCAGAAAATAGCGAGTCGGAAGACTATCAAACAGGCAGTTCAGAAACAGAAGACGAAACCGAAGAAGAATTGCCAGGAAAAGACGAACAACCGACAGACGACACACGTTGGGAAAATTCAAATGGGAAAGCATTAAGGCGAACACCTCCCCCTACAGAGAGACTTTACCCGCAGCTACCTGAGGTTGAAGAGAAAGAGATTGAAAAGTCAGAATCAGAAGAAGATCTACCTGAAATAGACGAGGAAGATAAAGATCGGGCAGAATTAAAGAAACCGAAAAGAAAGGCACGCAAAGTACATATTAAGGGACAGCCACCAACTCGGTGGAGTAGTCGTAACAAACATAAAGCTCAAGTGcatcaagaagaagagagtAAGCAGACCCAAAAAACTACAGAAAGCAACGAAACAgaaggaagagaagaaaaaaattcatcaaCAGAAGAGGAGAACGAAAGCGAGAACCCTAGTGATAGTgagaacgaagaaaaagataacgaAAATCTCGCGTCAACAGAGGAGGAGGACGAAAAACCAGTCCGTCGAccagggaaagaaaaaagcgcaaaagaaaaagaaataaaaacagagaGAAACAGGCCGATAGCCCCCAGCTATCACAAACAGTTAGACCTATCCATCCAGACAGGGAAGAAACCTTTGGTAGGGGAAACACCGAGAATGGATTATCAAAGTCACTACGATCACATGTATCGTTGCATGAAAGCGGGAGGGGCGTCAAAGGAAGAAGCGCACATGGGCGCCAAAGCCGCAGCAAAACAGATAGTGAAATCAATGAACGAAATTAAggaagagcaaaaagaaaaaaaaagcgagaAATCTTGCCCAATAGATACAAGTCAAAGCTATTATTTAAGCCAAAAGCTATTGttaaatcaacaacaacaaacggtTTCCCTCCTTGCTCAAGTGCCAGCTTTTAATGGATTAGGTTCGACGAAATTTGAGGACTGGATCAAACATTTTGATGCAGTCATGAATACTTCAGAGTTTGAAGAAGGCAGGAAAATAAAGTTGCTATGCTCTAAACTTTTTGGTTC AGGAGACAGTAGAAAAATCTATTTGACCGAATATAACAATTGTATTCGCAACCCTGGAGAATCAATTAGGGATTATGCTTGTCGCatacaaaaacttttttcgtTTGCTTACCCGACGAAAGAGGGTAAATGGGTAGACCTCGAAATGAGAGAACAGCTGATAATGGACAAATTTTTGGGGGGATTAAAATCCAATCTTCGAGAACGGATGAGCttcaaagaatttaaaaatttagataGTTTGATAAAAGCCACGGAAAATTGCGCGGCTGTATTGAACGAAGCTAAATTAGAAAGACGAAACGTAGAATTCATTAATGCAGTCGCATCAAACTCAAATGCCATCTCTTCAAGcgaaacaaaagggaaattgTCAGAACTAGAAGCAACgttaaaaaacaatcaaaaattaaTGAGTGAATTGATGCAACAAAACCAAGAAACCGCTAAACTATTGAATAAAGTCGTACAAGCACAGACCCAAACGAATTTTCGCTCACAACCTGCTTTTCAGCCCCAAACCGCTTTTCAGCCTCAATCCGTTTTTCAGTCCCAAACCGGTTTCCAGCCCCAGCCAGTATTCCAAGCTCAAGCTGTTCTCCCAGCTCGGTCCATTCCGCAATCCCAACAACCACAGAACTTC CGTGAATGTCCAGACTCGCAACCGAAACATAATCAAACATACGGTCCACTCCTACAAAATAATGCAGGTCAATTGAACCCGTTTGACCAGGGAAACTAA